From one Henriciella marina DSM 19595 genomic stretch:
- the flgK gene encoding flagellar hook-associated protein FlgK — MSLSNAINAARTGLQVTGLRADMVATNVSNATTPGYVRRSVVVSEMITANNPAGVRVDGVARSGNDALTAQRMASGSDVAQASVIASSWASLSARLGDTVDGSGLFAMVSDFESALATAAATPESQANLNGVVDAAKALASEFRSLSQFVSAERTDADQEIASSVNTVNDALKQIQALNTKLGATDRTSARAAALMDERQRYVDTISEFLPIETIDRQGGSIDIVTKEGVFLLAGSAREIEFSPASTVGPADSIASTALSGLSVGGLDITPGQPSYGAISSGLFGALFTLRDTDLPAFNDQLDTVASDLLARLDSADAGGAGANTSLLIDTNPGSTAGIAGRLAINPLIDPLQGGQLSRLRDGLDATTTGDAGNGRLFNAMLDAMNTNRTLTAGGFEGSYSASNLVAGFASRTGQMRVSSEAVQASTSAQHSIMVEAEREQTGVDVDQQMQQLLEIEQAYAANARVIEVANQMLLKLMEL; from the coding sequence TTGAGTCTCTCCAACGCCATCAACGCCGCGCGCACCGGTCTACAAGTCACCGGCTTGCGCGCGGACATGGTTGCAACCAACGTCTCCAACGCGACGACGCCGGGCTATGTCCGGCGTTCGGTCGTTGTCAGCGAGATGATCACGGCGAACAATCCGGCCGGCGTACGGGTGGATGGCGTGGCGCGGTCAGGCAATGATGCTCTTACGGCTCAGCGTATGGCGTCCGGCAGTGATGTGGCGCAGGCAAGTGTCATCGCCTCAAGCTGGGCCTCCCTGTCCGCAAGGCTCGGCGACACAGTAGATGGCAGCGGTCTCTTTGCCATGGTGTCAGACTTTGAGTCCGCTCTCGCAACGGCGGCGGCCACGCCGGAATCACAGGCTAATCTGAACGGGGTTGTGGATGCCGCGAAGGCGCTCGCCTCCGAGTTCCGCAGCCTGTCGCAATTTGTTTCCGCAGAACGCACCGATGCCGACCAGGAAATCGCGAGCAGCGTCAATACTGTCAACGATGCGCTCAAACAGATACAAGCCCTCAATACCAAGCTTGGGGCCACCGACCGGACCTCTGCGCGCGCGGCTGCACTCATGGATGAGCGCCAGCGCTATGTCGACACAATCTCCGAATTCCTGCCGATCGAAACGATAGACCGCCAGGGCGGCTCCATCGATATCGTCACCAAGGAAGGCGTCTTCCTGCTCGCGGGCAGTGCGCGCGAGATCGAGTTTTCACCGGCTTCCACGGTCGGGCCAGCCGACAGCATTGCGAGCACTGCGCTGTCAGGGCTCAGTGTTGGCGGTCTCGATATTACACCCGGCCAGCCGTCTTATGGCGCGATTTCCAGCGGGCTGTTCGGTGCGCTCTTCACATTGCGCGATACTGATCTTCCGGCATTCAACGACCAGCTCGACACGGTCGCGAGTGATCTTCTGGCGCGGCTCGACAGCGCAGATGCAGGCGGCGCCGGGGCCAATACCAGCCTCCTCATCGATACCAACCCCGGCTCTACCGCAGGCATTGCCGGGCGTCTTGCCATCAACCCCCTTATTGACCCGCTGCAAGGCGGACAGCTGTCGCGCCTGCGCGATGGCCTTGATGCGACCACGACGGGCGATGCGGGCAATGGCAGACTGTTCAATGCCATGCTCGACGCCATGAACACTAACCGCACGCTCACCGCTGGCGGCTTTGAAGGCAGCTATTCAGCCTCAAATCTTGTTGCCGGGTTCGCTTCACGCACCGGCCAGATGCGGGTTTCAAGCGAAGCGGTTCAGGCGTCCACGTCCGCCCAGCATTCGATCATGGTCGAAGCCGAACGCGAGCAAACAGGCGTCGATGTCGACCAGCAGATGCAGCAGCTTCTTGAGATCGAGCAGGCCTATGCAGCAAATGCCCGGGTCATCGAAGTGGCCAACCAGATGCTTCTCAAACTGATGGAGCTCTAG
- a CDS encoding flagellin: MINNSYLTNSITTQLSRDIQDIRSRLDRTSSEAVTGKVADATKHLSGQIGKAMLTQKAIDAIERDNGLLQLREARLDLTQQSLDRMQQNLASISVRALDALSAGSPVERDALGADARAQLDATMLALNARHGERFLFSGDATDKVPFGTSDALMTDIRAIADASTDKADFEARLDAFFDDDTGDFANTFYRGSKTSSDADAVTGLNPAIRDTIRNLAVLSMAASNDSLSNFSNTEALDIIAGSANKLIQADADLTQLRAATGILQQRVSDGMDGLAKEKLVLSGLLEGMTARDQYEAASELKSLEASLEASYMLTARLSQLSLMNFLR, from the coding sequence ATGATCAATAATTCCTATCTCACAAATTCGATAACCACCCAGCTCAGCCGGGACATCCAGGATATCCGCTCGCGTCTGGACAGGACGTCCAGCGAAGCTGTCACCGGCAAGGTCGCGGATGCGACCAAGCATCTGTCGGGCCAGATTGGCAAGGCCATGCTGACGCAGAAGGCCATTGATGCAATCGAGCGCGATAATGGACTGCTTCAACTGCGTGAAGCGCGCCTCGACCTGACCCAGCAGAGCCTTGACCGGATGCAGCAGAACCTTGCATCGATCTCGGTTCGGGCGCTGGACGCTCTCAGTGCGGGCTCACCGGTGGAACGCGATGCGCTCGGCGCGGATGCGCGCGCACAGCTCGATGCTACGATGCTGGCGCTGAATGCACGCCACGGTGAACGCTTTCTCTTTTCTGGCGATGCGACCGACAAGGTCCCCTTCGGCACCAGCGACGCTTTGATGACGGACATTCGCGCCATTGCGGACGCCTCGACCGACAAGGCAGACTTCGAAGCAAGGCTCGACGCTTTCTTCGATGATGATACTGGCGATTTCGCCAACACATTCTATCGCGGCTCCAAGACATCCTCTGACGCCGATGCGGTCACAGGTCTCAATCCGGCGATCCGCGACACGATTCGCAATCTGGCTGTTCTGTCGATGGCCGCGTCCAACGACAGTCTGAGCAATTTCTCAAATACCGAAGCGCTCGACATCATTGCCGGGTCCGCGAACAAGCTTATCCAGGCCGATGCCGACCTGACCCAATTGCGGGCAGCGACGGGCATCCTTCAGCAGCGCGTCAGTGACGGCATGGATGGTCTGGCCAAGGAGAAGCTGGTCCTCTCCGGCCTTCTGGAAGGCATGACCGCGCGCGACCAGTATGAAGCCGCCTCTGAACTGAAATCGCTCGAGGCCAGCCTTGAAGCCTCCTACATGCTGACGGCGCGACTGTCGCAGCTCAGCCTCATGAACTTCCTAAGGTGA
- a CDS encoding flagellar basal body P-ring protein FlgI produces the protein MKPILVLLALATLLLPGQLLPAADAQTRIRDVVDVEGVRQNDLIGYGIVVGLNGTGDSVRNSPFTEDSLTYMLERLGVNVQGEDIKPDNVAAVLVTATLPSFARNGSSVDVSVSSIGDAESLEGGTLVLTPMKGADNEVYAVAQGSIIVSGIDVKADGARARRGTPTQGAIPSGARVEREIPYQFNDRNSLVLALRDPDFTTAARIEDTINAAVGSPVAYMRDPGTVDIDLRSLQGSPSRVLASIENLPIEVAIPARIVIDEQSGTIVLGKDVTISRVAIAQGDISIKVTESPVVSQPNPFADGESIVLPRSQIEIGQTGTRNIATLDANVTLSQLISGLNALGVSPQEMGDIIRTMKAAGALHADLIVR, from the coding sequence ATGAAGCCGATCCTCGTTCTTCTCGCACTCGCAACCCTCCTGCTTCCCGGTCAGCTCTTGCCGGCAGCAGACGCCCAGACGCGCATTCGCGATGTGGTGGACGTCGAAGGGGTGCGCCAGAACGATCTGATCGGCTATGGCATCGTGGTTGGCCTGAACGGAACCGGCGACTCGGTTCGCAACTCGCCATTCACCGAAGACTCGCTCACCTATATGCTCGAACGCCTCGGCGTGAATGTGCAGGGTGAGGACATCAAGCCTGATAATGTTGCCGCCGTTCTGGTGACAGCTACCCTGCCCTCCTTCGCGCGCAACGGCTCTAGCGTTGATGTGTCGGTATCCTCCATCGGCGACGCGGAAAGCCTGGAGGGCGGCACGCTGGTGCTCACCCCGATGAAAGGCGCCGACAATGAAGTCTATGCTGTTGCCCAAGGCAGCATCATTGTCTCCGGCATCGATGTGAAAGCTGATGGCGCGCGTGCACGCCGCGGCACGCCCACTCAGGGCGCCATCCCGAGCGGTGCGCGTGTCGAGCGCGAGATCCCTTACCAGTTCAATGACCGCAACTCGCTTGTCCTGGCGCTGCGCGACCCTGACTTCACCACAGCAGCCCGCATCGAAGACACGATCAACGCTGCGGTTGGCTCCCCCGTCGCCTATATGCGCGACCCCGGTACCGTCGACATCGATCTTCGCAGCCTGCAGGGCTCTCCCTCGCGCGTCCTTGCGAGCATCGAGAACCTGCCGATCGAGGTTGCCATTCCGGCCCGGATCGTCATCGACGAACAGTCCGGCACAATCGTCCTTGGCAAGGATGTCACCATCTCCCGGGTGGCCATTGCGCAAGGCGATATCTCTATCAAGGTCACCGAAAGCCCGGTGGTGTCGCAGCCGAACCCCTTTGCGGACGGCGAATCCATCGTCCTGCCGCGCTCCCAGATCGAAATCGGGCAGACGGGCACGCGCAATATCGCAACCCTCGATGCCAATGTTACCCTGTCGCAGCTGATCTCGGGCCTCAATGCACTCGGCGTCTCACCGCAGGAAATGGGCGATATCATCCGCACAATGAAGGCGGCTGGCGCGCTGCACGCCGATCTGATCGTCCGCTAG
- a CDS encoding FliG C-terminal domain-containing protein, with the protein MKDAVKKPASNVTPLRPRGQGNGKLQGVPPARRAAVVIAMLGEQAARPIVEKLDDDALAQVAAELEAVSYLGREELTDIVMDFLQALRQTNGSFRGGKARAKEIVSGFLDESRIDHVFGNGGIAKPKPMSQSSDVWTRLEEKKPSIVADYLSGLTANISAIILRKLDVSFASEVVGHLQEPMLDSTIGYLVSGEQVDAEIEAVVAQMVEIEFLNQVQEVQPDESANAESVGELLSLLPNHQRARIMSFIRTEYEDKFESIEKVMFTIEGLPEILPRQSVPVVFRELGEETLVPVLSTLTGSAQRVQDYLLENISSRLAIQYRDGLDDPNRKPVEDAEATQRSFLTTLMSMKRQGLIVMEKSKTPS; encoded by the coding sequence ATGAAAGACGCCGTGAAAAAGCCAGCCTCCAACGTGACGCCCTTGCGGCCGCGCGGTCAGGGCAACGGCAAGCTGCAGGGGGTTCCTCCGGCGCGGCGTGCGGCTGTCGTAATCGCCATGTTGGGCGAACAGGCTGCAAGGCCGATTGTCGAAAAACTGGATGATGACGCATTGGCGCAGGTCGCCGCCGAGCTTGAAGCGGTCTCCTATCTGGGCCGTGAAGAGCTGACGGACATCGTCATGGATTTCCTGCAGGCACTGCGACAGACCAATGGCTCGTTCCGGGGCGGCAAGGCGCGCGCCAAGGAAATCGTTTCAGGGTTTCTCGATGAAAGCCGTATCGATCACGTCTTCGGCAATGGCGGCATCGCCAAGCCAAAGCCTATGTCTCAGTCGAGCGATGTCTGGACACGTCTGGAAGAAAAGAAACCTTCCATCGTGGCAGACTATCTCTCAGGACTGACTGCGAACATCAGCGCGATTATCCTTCGTAAGCTCGATGTCTCCTTCGCCTCGGAAGTCGTCGGCCATCTTCAGGAGCCGATGCTGGATAGCACGATCGGCTATCTTGTAAGCGGCGAGCAGGTCGATGCAGAGATCGAGGCAGTGGTTGCCCAGATGGTCGAGATCGAATTTCTCAATCAGGTTCAGGAAGTCCAGCCGGATGAGAGCGCGAACGCGGAATCTGTCGGCGAACTCCTCAGCCTGCTGCCAAACCATCAACGCGCCCGGATCATGTCTTTCATCCGCACGGAATATGAAGACAAATTCGAGAGCATCGAGAAAGTGATGTTCACGATTGAGGGCCTGCCAGAAATCCTGCCGCGCCAGTCTGTGCCAGTGGTCTTCCGGGAACTGGGCGAAGAGACACTTGTGCCGGTGCTTTCAACGCTGACCGGGTCTGCGCAGCGGGTCCAGGACTACCTGCTCGAGAACATCTCCTCGCGCCTCGCCATTCAGTACCGCGATGGGCTGGATGATCCGAACCGCAAGCCGGTCGAAGATGCAGAGGCAACGCAGCGCTCTTTCCTGACAACGCTCATGTCAATGAAGCGCCAGGGCCTGATCGTCATGGAAAAGAGCAAGACCCCGTCCTGA
- the fliP gene encoding flagellar type III secretion system pore protein FliP (The bacterial flagellar biogenesis protein FliP forms a type III secretion system (T3SS)-type pore required for flagellar assembly.) — MLLRAREGALVLRFASLLAFALFITFAANAQDAGDAGAGAIDALLGGDGEGGLSGTVVILFLVVTVLSLVPGLAMMVTCLPFLIIVFSFIRQALGIQQAPPNMMLMALAIFLTFFIMEPTFSEAWANGVLPYIDGAIDETSAWQQATDPFRTFMTARVEPGTVSILGDALQRPVVEGAEPAFPLLATAFMLSEIKHAFQIGFVIFLPFLVIDLVVASVLMAVGMMMVPPTVVSLPFKIGFFVLADGWLKITEALVRGYAG; from the coding sequence ATGCTGCTGAGGGCTAGGGAGGGAGCGCTAGTCCTGCGCTTCGCCAGCCTTCTCGCATTTGCCCTTTTCATCACCTTTGCGGCCAATGCGCAGGATGCCGGCGATGCTGGTGCAGGCGCGATTGATGCTTTGCTTGGCGGCGACGGCGAAGGCGGGCTGAGCGGCACCGTCGTCATTCTTTTCCTTGTGGTGACGGTCCTCAGCCTTGTGCCGGGCCTCGCCATGATGGTGACGTGCCTGCCATTCCTCATCATCGTCTTTTCCTTTATCCGGCAGGCGCTCGGCATTCAGCAGGCGCCGCCGAACATGATGCTGATGGCGCTCGCCATCTTCCTGACCTTCTTCATCATGGAGCCGACCTTCAGCGAGGCCTGGGCCAATGGCGTCTTGCCATATATTGACGGGGCCATTGACGAGACCAGCGCCTGGCAGCAGGCGACCGACCCGTTCCGGACTTTCATGACGGCAAGGGTTGAGCCGGGCACGGTTTCCATCCTCGGCGATGCCCTGCAGCGGCCCGTCGTCGAGGGCGCGGAGCCGGCTTTCCCGCTGCTCGCGACCGCGTTCATGTTGTCTGAGATCAAGCATGCATTTCAGATCGGCTTTGTTATCTTTCTTCCATTTCTTGTTATTGATCTCGTCGTAGCCTCAGTGCTGATGGCTGTCGGCATGATGATGGTTCCGCCCACTGTTGTGTCCCTGCCATTCAAGATCGGGTTCTTCGTGCTGGCCGATGGCTGGCTGAAGATCACCGAAGCGCTTGTCAGAGGGTATGCCGGATGA
- a CDS encoding FliM/FliN family flagellar motor switch protein produces MANPEVQPSKPDAGERRDDSPVNQFRRAIYGVPVTLTVSIGQRRLSVQEVLDLTPDSVIALDSRIEDPVSLMVDDKLIARGELVETDDGGIAVKITEIAEEADAAEG; encoded by the coding sequence ATGGCGAATCCAGAAGTCCAGCCGTCCAAGCCCGATGCGGGAGAGCGCCGCGACGACTCGCCGGTTAATCAGTTCCGCCGGGCAATCTATGGTGTGCCGGTCACGCTGACGGTCTCGATCGGACAGCGCCGCCTTAGCGTGCAGGAAGTTCTCGATCTGACGCCAGACTCGGTAATTGCCCTCGATTCGCGCATCGAAGATCCGGTCAGCCTGATGGTCGACGACAAGCTGATCGCGCGCGGTGAGCTGGTCGAGACCGATGATGGCGGCATCGCCGTGAAGATCACGGAAATTGCGGAGGAGGCTGATGCTGCTGAGGGCTAG
- the fliF gene encoding flagellar basal-body MS-ring/collar protein FliF: MKFLETLKSLPPSRQLALAAATLGVILAMVFLVQGVMSEPKSLLYSKLEPATAGEIIEELDQRGVEYELRGDSIFIAQSKRDQVRFALARQGLPQQSVQGYELLDDVNGFSVTSEMYNAAYWRAKEGELTRTILAIDGVSSARVHIGANLGSGFTRSQSPQTASVTLSTTHDLSPSQAEAIQYMVALAVAGLAPEDVAVIDPVKGLIAGPNVSKASQPSMAAASQATVIEDKIMRLIEARVGAGNARVSVNVDVTRQRQTISERTVDPDSRIVRSRTTNDTSESSAGGSGALSAASNLPQGTAGGGGNSNTMRNSTESINYEFNERRTETELLPGEIERVSVAVLLNEEALALEGEGPEAIAAAEQIVADFEQLILSGAGLNSERGDTLTVELMPFQQAAVPEMATAPSMVETLVQNYFWSGLQALLLGLVVIVLALGVVRPLLSQKKDERPALEGGASGAKTGDLLADESPDPFAFLSDYTRERPDETVALLQSWLNEDRKAAVNE; the protein is encoded by the coding sequence ATGAAGTTTCTTGAGACATTGAAGTCCCTGCCACCGAGCCGCCAGCTCGCGCTTGCTGCTGCGACGCTCGGCGTGATCCTGGCAATGGTCTTTCTTGTGCAGGGCGTCATGAGTGAGCCGAAATCGCTGCTCTACTCAAAGCTCGAGCCTGCGACCGCAGGCGAGATAATCGAGGAGCTGGACCAGCGGGGCGTCGAATACGAGCTGCGCGGCGATTCAATTTTCATTGCCCAGAGCAAGCGCGACCAGGTCCGTTTTGCGCTCGCGCGCCAGGGACTGCCGCAGCAGTCGGTACAGGGTTATGAGCTGCTGGACGATGTGAACGGCTTTTCTGTCACATCTGAAATGTACAATGCCGCCTACTGGCGCGCCAAGGAAGGTGAGCTGACCCGGACGATCCTCGCCATAGACGGGGTCTCCTCGGCCCGCGTGCACATTGGCGCCAATCTTGGCTCCGGATTTACCCGTTCGCAATCGCCGCAGACGGCCTCGGTCACGCTCAGCACGACGCATGATCTCTCGCCCAGTCAGGCAGAAGCCATCCAGTATATGGTGGCGCTCGCCGTTGCAGGTCTCGCACCAGAAGATGTCGCGGTCATCGACCCCGTTAAGGGCCTGATTGCGGGCCCCAATGTCAGCAAGGCGTCGCAGCCATCCATGGCCGCAGCTAGTCAGGCCACCGTTATCGAAGACAAGATCATGCGCCTTATCGAAGCGCGGGTCGGCGCCGGCAATGCCCGGGTTTCGGTGAATGTCGATGTCACCCGCCAGCGCCAGACGATCTCTGAGCGCACCGTCGACCCTGACTCCCGCATTGTCCGCAGCCGCACCACCAATGACACTAGCGAGTCCAGTGCAGGCGGCAGCGGCGCGCTCAGCGCGGCCAGCAATCTGCCGCAGGGCACCGCGGGCGGCGGGGGCAACTCCAACACAATGCGCAACTCGACCGAGAGCATCAATTACGAGTTCAATGAGCGGCGCACCGAGACAGAGCTTCTGCCCGGTGAGATCGAGCGCGTCTCTGTCGCTGTCCTCCTGAATGAGGAGGCGCTTGCGCTGGAGGGCGAGGGCCCCGAAGCCATCGCCGCCGCTGAGCAGATCGTTGCTGATTTCGAACAGCTGATCCTCTCTGGCGCAGGTCTCAATTCAGAGCGCGGTGACACGCTGACCGTCGAACTCATGCCGTTCCAGCAGGCGGCGGTGCCCGAAATGGCGACGGCGCCAAGCATGGTCGAGACGCTTGTGCAGAACTATTTCTGGTCAGGCTTGCAGGCCCTGCTGCTCGGTCTCGTGGTGATCGTGCTGGCGCTTGGTGTGGTGCGCCCGCTCCTGTCGCAGAAGAAAGACGAGCGCCCGGCGCTGGAGGGAGGCGCTTCAGGGGCAAAGACTGGCGATCTCCTTGCTGACGAGTCGCCCGATCCGTTTGCTTTCCTTTCCGATTATACGCGTGAACGGCCCGACGAGACCGTCGCCCTCTTACAGTCCTGGCTGAATGAAGACCGGAAGGCCGCCGTAAATGAGTGA
- a CDS encoding flagellar basal body-associated FliL family protein, which translates to MHDHEGLMAADHADNTDTDKTGAPQKGSNLLVSSAILAVVCGAASFAMVYFLAPSEAAESAVCTGTDQTAHGPQPLASGDTGYVELEDMLITVGNGADSRYVKLRAVVMTPATEIGAVETAAPMLTDAFLTYLRAIDVSDFEAEAFYPDLKEQLSRRAELVLGADRARGVLITEFMLR; encoded by the coding sequence ATGCATGACCACGAGGGGCTGATGGCCGCAGATCACGCTGACAACACAGATACCGACAAGACGGGCGCGCCCCAGAAAGGCAGCAACCTCCTTGTTAGTTCAGCAATTCTTGCCGTCGTTTGCGGGGCCGCATCCTTTGCGATGGTTTATTTCCTGGCGCCATCGGAGGCTGCCGAATCAGCGGTCTGCACGGGCACTGACCAGACCGCGCATGGCCCTCAACCGCTGGCGAGCGGCGATACCGGATATGTCGAACTTGAAGACATGCTGATCACGGTCGGAAACGGTGCCGACAGCCGTTATGTCAAACTTCGCGCCGTCGTGATGACCCCAGCGACTGAGATCGGAGCCGTCGAGACCGCAGCGCCGATGCTGACAGACGCGTTTCTCACTTATCTGCGCGCAATCGATGTTTCCGACTTCGAGGCCGAAGCGTTTTATCCAGATCTCAAGGAACAGCTGTCACGCCGCGCTGAGCTTGTGCTTGGGGCTGACCGTGCGCGCGGCGTCCTGATTACCGAATTCATGTTGAGGTAG
- a CDS encoding DUF6468 domain-containing protein: MPDIQPIDIALFLVSLAACIYCVQLSRRLKSLQDTRDGLGATIMAMTKSVSAVSSATQETRNQAGELASRLSKLMKEADATCERLEDLIQRLEAGARMDSRSPSAPELVHSEATADGSLEQLIEEMRARQDRLRNAARSGDFLFEDDDAWVTRNTN; this comes from the coding sequence ATGCCAGACATCCAGCCCATCGATATCGCGCTCTTCCTCGTCTCACTGGCGGCCTGCATCTATTGCGTACAGCTCTCGCGGCGCCTCAAGTCTCTGCAGGACACCCGCGACGGGCTTGGCGCGACGATCATGGCGATGACGAAATCGGTCTCAGCCGTCTCATCCGCAACGCAGGAAACCCGCAATCAGGCTGGCGAACTGGCAAGCCGGCTCAGCAAGCTGATGAAGGAAGCCGACGCGACCTGCGAGCGCCTTGAAGATCTTATCCAGCGCCTTGAGGCGGGCGCACGCATGGATAGCCGGTCACCCTCCGCGCCTGAACTTGTTCACTCCGAAGCGACTGCCGATGGCAGCCTGGAGCAGCTGATCGAAGAGATGCGCGCACGCCAGGACAGGCTGCGCAATGCCGCGCGGTCCGGCGATTTCCTCTTCGAGGACGACGATGCCTGGGTTACACGCAACACAAATTAG
- a CDS encoding MotE family protein — translation MAGKARTHVLITLGVLFTVGGITRIMPDMLASAENTTPETNQAEEAAVPAALSPSTEDAPQQQASLQPAVSTEQLKALPSEFCLTGEAAAALASDQSALQARSADLQQREIDLRAREADLRRQADELSALQAAVEERWDKMTVNAEADLEHLTDMYSAMKPDQAALIFNQMDPGFAAGFLRLMNSDQAGLILAGMQSDKAYVVSVQMANRNRDIRSASRQP, via the coding sequence ATGGCTGGAAAAGCACGCACGCATGTCCTGATTACGCTTGGCGTCCTCTTCACCGTGGGCGGCATCACGCGTATCATGCCGGACATGCTCGCCTCTGCAGAGAATACCACGCCGGAAACGAACCAGGCGGAGGAGGCGGCAGTGCCAGCCGCTTTGAGCCCCTCAACCGAAGACGCCCCACAGCAACAGGCGAGCCTGCAACCAGCCGTCTCGACAGAGCAGCTGAAAGCGCTCCCGTCAGAATTCTGCCTCACGGGCGAAGCGGCCGCAGCGCTCGCCAGTGATCAGAGCGCACTACAGGCCCGCAGTGCCGACCTTCAGCAGCGCGAAATCGACCTTCGGGCCCGCGAGGCCGACCTTCGCCGCCAGGCTGATGAACTTTCAGCACTTCAGGCCGCTGTGGAAGAACGCTGGGACAAGATGACGGTCAATGCAGAAGCCGATCTTGAGCATCTGACCGACATGTACAGCGCGATGAAGCCCGATCAGGCCGCGCTCATTTTCAACCAGATGGATCCTGGCTTCGCCGCCGGCTTCCTTCGCCTCATGAACAGCGATCAGGCAGGCCTGATCCTCGCGGGCATGCAGTCGGACAAGGCCTATGTCGTGAGCGTCCAGATGGCCAACCGCAACCGGGATATCCGGTCTGCCTCGCGCCAACCATGA
- a CDS encoding ribonuclease D, with product MNNITLHQGDLPGDLDLGREIAVDTEAMGLNPFRDALCVVQLSSGDGTAHVVQLDRSFDCPNLKAMMADTSKLKLFHFARFDVAMMKHWLGIDCTPIWCTKIASKLCRTYTDRHGLKDVAREIAGVDMSKAQQSSDWGAAKLTDAQLQYCASDVLHLHAIKSGLEDMLKRENRLDLAQACFDFLPVRAQLDLEGWGDSDIFAHS from the coding sequence ATGAACAACATCACCTTGCACCAAGGCGACCTGCCCGGCGATCTTGATCTTGGCCGGGAAATCGCCGTCGATACCGAAGCGATGGGCCTCAACCCTTTCCGCGACGCGCTCTGCGTGGTCCAGCTCTCCAGCGGCGATGGCACAGCACACGTTGTCCAGCTCGACCGCAGCTTTGATTGCCCGAACCTCAAAGCGATGATGGCCGACACGTCGAAGCTCAAGCTCTTCCACTTTGCCCGTTTCGACGTCGCGATGATGAAGCACTGGCTGGGCATCGACTGCACACCAATCTGGTGCACCAAGATCGCCTCGAAACTCTGCCGGACCTATACCGACAGGCACGGACTGAAAGACGTCGCACGCGAGATCGCTGGCGTGGATATGTCGAAAGCCCAGCAGTCATCGGACTGGGGCGCGGCAAAACTCACAGATGCGCAGCTGCAATATTGTGCGAGCGACGTTCTGCACCTGCATGCCATCAAGTCGGGCCTTGAAGATATGCTCAAACGTGAGAACCGACTGGACCTTGCACAGGCCTGTTTCGACTTTCTGCCGGTGCGGGCACAACTAGACCTTGAAGGCTGGGGCGACTCCGACATCTTTGCTCATAGCTGA
- the lptC gene encoding LPS export ABC transporter periplasmic protein LptC, which produces MTLAQARRRSSLVGMLRLGFTAGAAIAAGIMVGHLAANAVARGPGQIEQLTADEVVTMVNARFTGRDSAGRTVEITADTAQRQRGDPEKIDLLNPRLVTENGTEINAPSGLFDQTEQTLALFEDVRLTDAKGYDFRSTAAKMFIEEGRVDGIDPLVGTGPLGDVTCDTYEIVDDGDNLRCRGNVNMTIFPGGRDAPENLPAQRTDTPAGDEE; this is translated from the coding sequence ATGACCCTGGCACAGGCGCGGCGGCGCTCGTCGCTGGTCGGAATGCTGCGTCTCGGATTTACAGCGGGCGCCGCCATCGCTGCAGGCATCATGGTCGGCCATCTTGCCGCAAACGCTGTCGCGCGCGGCCCCGGGCAAATCGAGCAGCTGACCGCCGACGAAGTCGTGACCATGGTAAATGCCCGCTTCACCGGGCGCGACAGCGCCGGGCGCACGGTGGAGATCACAGCCGATACGGCCCAGCGTCAGCGCGGCGACCCCGAAAAAATCGACCTGCTCAACCCTCGGCTCGTCACCGAGAACGGCACGGAAATCAATGCGCCTTCAGGGCTTTTTGATCAGACCGAGCAGACCCTCGCCCTGTTTGAGGATGTGCGCCTGACAGATGCCAAGGGCTACGATTTTCGGTCCACAGCTGCCAAGATGTTCATTGAAGAAGGCCGGGTCGATGGAATTGATCCGCTCGTCGGAACCGGCCCCCTTGGCGATGTGACCTGCGACACGTATGAGATTGTGGATGACGGCGATAATCTGCGCTGCCGCGGGAACGTCAACATGACGATCTTCCCGGGTGGGCGCGACGCACCAGAAAACCTGCCGGCCCAGCGTACAGATACGCCAGCTGGCGATGAGGAGTAG